The genomic stretch TGCTGGACCCCCTAtttcctgcaaaaaaaaaaaaattatgctgAGTTATTTGATTGGCTATTATGTGTTTACTACTACTGGGATTCATATCTAAATTAATAACAAAGACTTTCATCCCATACCTTTGGATTTTCCCCCCTGATGTgatattttttactttgtaaaatattttttggtggAACTGTAGCAGTAGAATCCTGATCCAAAATGTTAGGAATCCGCTACACAAACTACAATGTGAATTAATTGTTTTTGGCTTGGCCTCAAACTTGATAACCTCATCTGCCTTGAGGTAATTGCCTATGAAGGCATGTCCTGGCAGTTGTATTTGTGTGATGTTTCAGTTTGATGGAAAGTATGAACTTAAATGTTTTCCTTTGATTGCTTTGGTCATTTTACAGAGGTTTTTTTGGGACCGTGTATAGACGGAAGGTTACTATCTGGACAGTGTTAATGTTTGGTTTGAACAAATGGTGAGTTTTAAAATATCACCCATTAATCCTTTGTTCTCTTCAACCCATTCTATTCTGATGACATGTCTGTTCGAAAGTGTTTCTTGAATACTTGTCATCTAGTAGTATGGATTGTGGGTTCAATGTTATTGGAATTTTGGGGGCATGAGTTGTAAATTAAGCATGAAAGGAACTTCCAAAATGTTCTAAATGAGTACTGCTTTTATGACTTtgttttcaatatatatttgtagACTTCTATAACTACTGAGCAAAACTGGTGTTATGTGCATTGTTCTGGCTTGCAGAATATTGTATTAATTGTTTGATGATGCATAATTGACAAGTTCTCCTTGTACActgtttgtttttcttctttcttgatTGCTCTTTTGAAATCTTGTTGTTATTGCCTTGTTGGGTTATTTAAATAATCTTTCAGATTATGTTTCTAGTGTTTGAATGTTTTTTCATAGTGTAGATTGTTCTGTTGTCAGTCTCACTGTTTTTCATTTAATCACTTTGCAGACTCGCTTATGCCTTTGCCCTGGGAATTTTCAAGCTACTGTGGAGTTGAATAAGAAAAGAAACCAACAAAAAGAATCATCCTGCAATACTTGTGGTGGCAGATTCTTAGTTGATGGGATAGGAAATATTTCTGCAAATATGCTTAGTACAGTCCGTCTTGAAGTATCTAATTCTATCAATCCTGAGTTGAATTGGAAGAAAGTCACAAAAGGAAGGCGCTCAAGGAAACCTACTGGTAGAAGCTTGAATTGGGGAGGAAAACTGAAGAATCAGAGTCCCAAGAGGGTAGGAGATTTTTCAGGTTTTGATTCTGACAAGGTACTTTTCTCAACCTCTCTGGATGTTGTATCATATAAAGGCTCTGTAATCTTATTCATTCAGCGTCTAACTGTTAATTTGGCAGTTTTGTGAGATTGCCAGTGAGCAACGGGTTCCTGACAAAGCGGAGCACATTCCTATAAAGAAAAGGAGGCATTTGCTTCGGTCCAAATCACCATCCAAGGTACATTTTGGGCTGCAGGAAGAGTCGTTGTCTCCTCAGTCATTGGCTACTCCTACTCGATCTGAAGAGCTTGAGCTGCTTTCTGATCATAATCATTCATCAGGGCACATGAGTTCAGATTCTTATTCCAGCAGTCAGTTGGCTGCACTAAAGTTTTGTAATGGTATTAGGCATAACATTATGGATCTCAAGTTTGCAGAAGTTGCAAATGGGAGTTACTATAACTCAGAGGACTTCTCAGGCATTGCACTTCTTGCAGCAGCTGCATGCAGTAATGGTATGGATGACGACTCTGGTACTGAGAAGGAAGGTAGAGACCAAGTGGAAAAAGACAATGTGACTCCTGAAAGTAGAGATGAATGCCCGGACTCTCTTGAAACTCTTTCAGTTATTCCTCATGGTGTCAATGATGAGCAACTCAGGGAAGATAAGAGATCTGTTTCTCCAAAGGTTGACAGACTGCATTGGGACCTCAACACTTTAATGGATTCATGGGGTCAACCTTGTGATGACCAAGTCACAGGTAATGCCCAGAATGATGGTGATGGTAGTAAAAAAGATAAGTGTGAGATAGACATTGGTAAAGAACAAATGGTTCCTGAAGTTTGTCAGCATGATACAGAGAATTTTATGCTTTCAGCTGAAAAGGATACAAAAATTGCACCTTCAGTTTTGAAAACAGATGGAAACATGTCAGGATCAGTTTCTTGTCTTAACAGAACCTCTGTTAAGGAGGAGATATATGATTTGAACCTCAGAAAAGATTTTGAATCCTTGGAAATCAAATCCATTGACAAAGGAATTTCTGTTCATGTTGATGAAAAGGATACAAAAGTTTCACCTTCAGTTTTGAGAACAGATGAAAACCTGTCAGGAGCAGTATCTTGTCTCAACAGAACCTCTGTTAAGGAGGAGATATACGATTTAAACCTCAGAAAAGATATTGAATCCGTGGAAATCACATCCATTGACAAAGGAATTTCTGCTCATGTTGATGACAAGAATATGTCCCTTGGTGATCATCTTGCCAATAAATCAATTCATGCATCAACAGCCTTAGTTTCTGAGGGAGCATCAACTGTAGCCTCAGTTGGTGCTGTTGCTATTCAGGACAGTGGATATACTCAGGAGTCTATAATGGGTGACCCTGCACGTGATACTGGCTCCAAATGTGGATACAATGAAGATCATATTAGAACTTGTCAACTACCTGATGATAAGATTTTAGGGAGGAATGTGACTGACACAGTTATCTCTAAAATTCTGGATGTAGTAACTTCTCATAGTACCTGTGATGAAGCTGATAACTGTCATCCCTCAACGAAAAGTGAAGATCTCTCTGTTCTAAAGGCCACTGTTGGTGATGGTCAGCCTATAGAAGGTGAAGTCAAGTGGCAAGAGAAGATAGCCTCTGCTTCTATTGCCATCGGAGTGGATTCTCAAGTGCAGTTTGTACCCAAGGAGCTTAGTTCAAGGTGTTCTGATGGCTGTGGATCTAATGGAGTGGAGCTTACTTTTTTGCAAGGGTCCAGCAAAATCTTTAAGGAGGGCCCACAGGGTGATGATCTTCCTAGTCATTCAATGAAGATTGGATCATTTCTCGAGGACTGCCACAGATCAGATATTTCACATGAGGGTCGTGGTCACACAATTGTCTGTGAGGATATGAATGGTTTTCAGGCTGGTTATGACTCTCCATTTGAGGATGGGGAATTAAGAGGATCTGCTTTATGCAGCTGGGAGGAAAATGAGGCTGATGGTGAGGTTGAATGTGTTGACTATGATTCAGATGGAAATGGTTTGTTTTCAGATGCTGCTGATCACCATGGCTCTGAAGTTGTTGAAGCTGGTTCTGAGGGTTCACAAGGTTCAGAGAAGAGAGTTTCTTCAGCAAGTGGAGGTGTAGAAGCAGATTTCAGTAAGAGTAGTATGTCTTTGAAGAACTTGAGGGTAGAGTCCAGGAGGTGTGAAGATAAAAGTGACATCGCTGGAAAGAAGGGATCAGATGCAGGTTTTGGTACCATGGTACACCACTCTGCTGATACTAGTGTTGAAGGAAATGATGATCTGAAAAAAAGGCATGGATTTGGGTTCAGATGGTCATATAATGAGGAATTTGGTTTGAGAACAGACAGAGGTAAGTTGCAGTCACGCATTGAAGGACCACTATATTTGGATGCAACAGATAGGAAGGACAGTATACTGTTGCAGCACCGCAGGTAGATATAGCTTGTCTTTCCTCATTATCTCTTTCCTCTATCTGTTTTCCCATTTTCTTTTCTCTGAACATAAAATAGATTGGCTTTCTGTGTTCTTTATTTGATAAGATTATGTCAGTTGAATTCACAAAATGTATATTGGATTCTATTTTCAGGCCCCTTAGTCTTGGTTGCTCATACAGTAGACCTGAGAGAGATTTTAGCCCTGAGAAATTTGTGGGCAGATATAGATCTGCATTTCATGTGCGGGACAGGAATGCAGGTGATGGTCACTGGGGCAGCTGGGATTCAAGAAGTCGATATCCTTCTATTCATCATGGCCCCGAGGGTCATGGGAACCCCCGTCGAAGAAGCTTTGCTGATTTGGCCGACAGGTTTGGTGGAATGGATTCTCGTGATCAGAGACCATCAATAAATTATTCTTCAAAAGATATACAGAGGCCCCCAGGGTTTAGACGGAGGTTATCAGTTGACAGAGATGATTGTTATGATGGTCCTAGGAGAATGCTACCAGCTCGTGGAGGAATCATTAATAGAAATAGCAGAGGCGGTTCTGGAggttattctcaaaaaaatactAGAGGCTTCAGGCAGGAAGGCAATTTGCATTTACCTGATGACGATGCACCATCTGTTCGAATGCGGCATTATTTATCCAGGAGAGATAGAAGCTTTTCTCCTTCATTTGCCAAACCTGGTCGCATTTCCTTGCCTCGAAGGAAATCTCGGTCACGGTCCAGGTCTTCTTCTCCCCGAGCTTGGCATTCACAAAGGGATTGGAATATGAGCATGAGACGGCCGGGTAGATCTCCTGAGTTGAGGACAGAGACTAGAATGGAGAGAATGAGAGTTCCTTTTAAGAAATCAAGTTATGTAGCTGAATATGGAGAGGGGTTTGTATCCCCTACCAGACGGCACTTCTCCCCTGACCGGAAATCTAGATGGATGGAAGACCAAAATTTTGGGGTTGGTTCCCAGTTGAGGCGTGGCA from Ipomoea triloba cultivar NCNSP0323 chromosome 12, ASM357664v1 encodes the following:
- the LOC115999198 gene encoding uncharacterized protein LOC115999198 isoform X1, translated to MTRLCLCPGNFQATVELNKKRNQQKESSCNTCGGRFLVDGIGNISANMLSTVRLEVSNSINPELNWKKVTKGRRSRKPTGRSLNWGGKLKNQSPKRVGDFSGFDSDKFCEIASEQRVPDKAEHIPIKKRRHLLRSKSPSKVHFGLQEESLSPQSLATPTRSEELELLSDHNHSSGHMSSDSYSSSQLAALKFCNGIRHNIMDLKFAEVANGSYYNSEDFSGIALLAAAACSNGMDDDSGTEKEGRDQVEKDNVTPESRDECPDSLETLSVIPHGVNDEQLREDKRSVSPKVDRLHWDLNTLMDSWGQPCDDQVTGNAQNDGDGSKKDKCEIDIGKEQMVPEVCQHDTENFMLSAEKDTKIAPSVLKTDGNMSGSVSCLNRTSVKEEIYDLNLRKDFESLEIKSIDKGISVHVDEKDTKVSPSVLRTDENLSGAVSCLNRTSVKEEIYDLNLRKDIESVEITSIDKGISAHVDDKNMSLGDHLANKSIHASTALVSEGASTVASVGAVAIQDSGYTQESIMGDPARDTGSKCGYNEDHIRTCQLPDDKILGRNVTDTVISKILDVVTSHSTCDEADNCHPSTKSEDLSVLKATVGDGQPIEGEVKWQEKIASASIAIGVDSQVQFVPKELSSRCSDGCGSNGVELTFLQGSSKIFKEGPQGDDLPSHSMKIGSFLEDCHRSDISHEGRGHTIVCEDMNGFQAGYDSPFEDGELRGSALCSWEENEADGEVECVDYDSDGNGLFSDAADHHGSEVVEAGSEGSQGSEKRVSSASGGVEADFSKSSMSLKNLRVESRRCEDKSDIAGKKGSDAGFGTMVHHSADTSVEGNDDLKKRHGFGFRWSYNEEFGLRTDRGKLQSRIEGPLYLDATDRKDSILLQHRRPLSLGCSYSRPERDFSPEKFVGRYRSAFHVRDRNAGDGHWGSWDSRSRYPSIHHGPEGHGNPRRRSFADLADRFGGMDSRDQRPSINYSSKDIQRPPGFRRRLSVDRDDCYDGPRRMLPARGGIINRNSRGGSGGYSQKNTRGFRQEGNLHLPDDDAPSVRMRHYLSRRDRSFSPSFAKPGRISLPRRKSRSRSRSSSPRAWHSQRDWNMSMRRPGRSPELRTETRMERMRVPFKKSSYVAEYGEGFVSPTRRHFSPDRKSRWMEDQNFGVGSQLRRGRSPVRGIRRNQRFDGMGSDRLKSDDYFRPMIRTRRFPMMGNTGRVSKFENNYNDSRHDDRGEMMHQVRHSDATIGRRIGHDVDDKFEAAGGNSQNNEDIQSSDVQGPGGGGGGSREDKRTFIIQQQ
- the LOC115999198 gene encoding uncharacterized protein LOC115999198 isoform X2 encodes the protein MLSTVRLEVSNSINPELNWKKVTKGRRSRKPTGRSLNWGGKLKNQSPKRVGDFSGFDSDKFCEIASEQRVPDKAEHIPIKKRRHLLRSKSPSKVHFGLQEESLSPQSLATPTRSEELELLSDHNHSSGHMSSDSYSSSQLAALKFCNGIRHNIMDLKFAEVANGSYYNSEDFSGIALLAAAACSNGMDDDSGTEKEGRDQVEKDNVTPESRDECPDSLETLSVIPHGVNDEQLREDKRSVSPKVDRLHWDLNTLMDSWGQPCDDQVTGNAQNDGDGSKKDKCEIDIGKEQMVPEVCQHDTENFMLSAEKDTKIAPSVLKTDGNMSGSVSCLNRTSVKEEIYDLNLRKDFESLEIKSIDKGISVHVDEKDTKVSPSVLRTDENLSGAVSCLNRTSVKEEIYDLNLRKDIESVEITSIDKGISAHVDDKNMSLGDHLANKSIHASTALVSEGASTVASVGAVAIQDSGYTQESIMGDPARDTGSKCGYNEDHIRTCQLPDDKILGRNVTDTVISKILDVVTSHSTCDEADNCHPSTKSEDLSVLKATVGDGQPIEGEVKWQEKIASASIAIGVDSQVQFVPKELSSRCSDGCGSNGVELTFLQGSSKIFKEGPQGDDLPSHSMKIGSFLEDCHRSDISHEGRGHTIVCEDMNGFQAGYDSPFEDGELRGSALCSWEENEADGEVECVDYDSDGNGLFSDAADHHGSEVVEAGSEGSQGSEKRVSSASGGVEADFSKSSMSLKNLRVESRRCEDKSDIAGKKGSDAGFGTMVHHSADTSVEGNDDLKKRHGFGFRWSYNEEFGLRTDRGKLQSRIEGPLYLDATDRKDSILLQHRRPLSLGCSYSRPERDFSPEKFVGRYRSAFHVRDRNAGDGHWGSWDSRSRYPSIHHGPEGHGNPRRRSFADLADRFGGMDSRDQRPSINYSSKDIQRPPGFRRRLSVDRDDCYDGPRRMLPARGGIINRNSRGGSGGYSQKNTRGFRQEGNLHLPDDDAPSVRMRHYLSRRDRSFSPSFAKPGRISLPRRKSRSRSRSSSPRAWHSQRDWNMSMRRPGRSPELRTETRMERMRVPFKKSSYVAEYGEGFVSPTRRHFSPDRKSRWMEDQNFGVGSQLRRGRSPVRGIRRNQRFDGMGSDRLKSDDYFRPMIRTRRFPMMGNTGRVSKFENNYNDSRHDDRGEMMHQVRHSDATIGRRIGHDVDDKFEAAGGNSQNNEDIQSSDVQGPGGGGGGSREDKRTFIIQQQ